A stretch of Pseudomonas sp. CCC3.1 DNA encodes these proteins:
- a CDS encoding FAD-dependent oxidoreductase produces MNTTTSLPPADADLTYDVIVLGSGAAGFAAAVTASCHGLKVLLVEKTNAFGGTSAISGGAVWLHDTDQARVAGHHLPAEQMRRYLKEVIGVGYNPQLIDAFIEQGREALRYLETHSELKYSLRPLSPDYYPDLPGGTQTGRALEIDEYDGRRLGEHFKALKRPPDGMLLFGGMMVNRVDIQHFLSFKRSPKSLWHCLKLMGRYAIDRLSHPRGTRLTVGNALIARLATTALTNGVDIWLQATPEELITEQGSVKGVQISRGGVTRSVFARGGVVLAMGGFAAGAHAAEQRPYTDSEHWSMSPPANVGDGQRLAASVNAAIGHNLSANFFWAPVSVLHKADGSIERFPHLVTDRAKPGVIAVNRAGQRFVNESDSYHCFVEGMFANNGANAPCWLICDSEALNNYGIGLARPRPVDNSALIEAGYLLRADSLSELARIAGIDASALEHTLAQFNADAEHGVDRQFGKGSTAYNRYMGDPLHQPNPCLKPLLKAPFYAVRLFTGDLGSARGLVTNGQANVLDRSNTPIPGLYAAGNEMNSIMDGTYPGPGITLGPGITFGYLAASDIARRLDQHTT; encoded by the coding sequence ATGAACACTACGACCTCTCTGCCGCCTGCCGATGCAGACCTGACCTATGACGTGATTGTCCTGGGTAGCGGGGCCGCCGGTTTCGCCGCCGCAGTGACTGCCAGTTGCCACGGTCTCAAGGTCCTGCTGGTGGAAAAGACCAATGCCTTCGGCGGTACATCGGCGATTTCCGGTGGGGCTGTGTGGCTGCACGATACCGATCAGGCCCGGGTCGCCGGGCATCACCTGCCCGCCGAACAGATGCGCCGTTACCTGAAAGAAGTGATCGGTGTTGGCTACAACCCGCAATTGATCGATGCCTTCATCGAGCAGGGGCGTGAAGCTCTGCGGTACCTTGAAACCCACAGCGAACTCAAATATAGCTTGCGGCCGCTCTCGCCCGACTATTACCCGGACTTGCCGGGAGGCACTCAAACCGGCCGCGCGCTGGAAATAGACGAGTACGACGGGCGCCGCCTTGGTGAGCATTTCAAAGCCCTCAAACGCCCCCCGGACGGCATGCTGCTGTTCGGCGGCATGATGGTCAACCGTGTCGACATTCAACACTTTTTGAGTTTCAAGCGTTCGCCGAAGTCCCTTTGGCACTGCCTGAAACTGATGGGACGTTATGCCATCGACCGTCTCAGCCACCCACGCGGCACCCGCCTGACCGTAGGCAATGCCTTGATCGCGCGCCTGGCCACCACTGCCCTGACCAACGGAGTCGATATATGGCTCCAGGCGACGCCCGAGGAGTTGATCACCGAACAGGGCTCGGTCAAGGGGGTGCAGATTTCCAGAGGGGGAGTCACCCGTTCGGTATTCGCGCGTGGCGGCGTGGTGCTGGCCATGGGCGGCTTTGCTGCAGGAGCGCATGCCGCAGAACAGCGGCCATACACTGATTCGGAGCACTGGAGCATGTCACCGCCCGCCAACGTCGGTGACGGGCAACGGTTGGCTGCGTCGGTCAACGCTGCAATCGGTCACAACCTGTCGGCGAATTTCTTCTGGGCCCCGGTCTCTGTGTTGCACAAGGCCGACGGCAGCATAGAACGCTTTCCGCATCTGGTCACCGACCGCGCCAAACCTGGCGTGATCGCGGTCAACCGTGCCGGACAACGCTTCGTCAATGAATCCGACTCCTACCACTGTTTCGTCGAGGGCATGTTCGCCAATAACGGCGCGAACGCCCCCTGTTGGTTGATCTGTGACAGCGAAGCCCTGAACAACTATGGCATCGGCCTGGCACGACCGCGCCCCGTCGACAACAGTGCTCTGATCGAGGCTGGTTATCTGCTGCGTGCCGACAGCCTCAGCGAATTGGCGCGCATCGCCGGCATCGACGCGAGCGCTCTGGAGCACACCCTGGCGCAGTTCAACGCCGATGCCGAACACGGTGTCGACCGCCAGTTCGGCAAGGGCAGTACGGCCTACAACCGGTACATGGGCGACCCGCTACATCAGCCGAATCCATGCCTGAAACCGCTGCTCAAGGCGCCGTTCTATGCCGTGCGTTTGTTTACCGGCGACCTGGGTTCAGCCCGTGGACTCGTCACTAATGGCCAGGCCAACGTGCTCGATCGCAGCAACACGCCGATCCCCGGACTCTACGCCGCCGGCAACGAAATGAATTCAATCATGGACGGCACCTACCCAGGTCCCGGAATCACCCTCGGCCCCGGCATCACATTCGGTTACCTCGCCGCCAGCGATATTGCACGCCGACTCGATCAACACACGACATAA
- a CDS encoding shikimate dehydrogenase — protein sequence MIQGSTELVAIVGSPVAQVKSPENFNRWFADHQQNVVMLAIDLAQPALDDFLQTLRGWQNLRGCVVTVPYKQMLASRLDSVSDRSAALRSVNVIRREPDGRLVGDIVDGEGFLNAARKQGFNPKNKQALVIGTGGVGSAIAYSLCQAGVSHLVISDISHERVEVLGELLRSTFPESVISTRPASLEHFDLVVNASPVGMGATRDDGPLPLPAALMETLSANTLVADVVTSPAVTPFLAFARSLGCPIQTGPQMALAQLGNLGHFIGVTPLDI from the coding sequence ATGATTCAGGGTTCGACTGAACTGGTCGCCATCGTCGGCTCACCGGTAGCCCAGGTGAAATCGCCGGAAAATTTCAATCGCTGGTTCGCCGACCACCAGCAGAACGTCGTCATGCTCGCCATCGACCTTGCGCAGCCGGCTTTGGATGACTTCCTACAGACCCTGCGCGGCTGGCAAAACTTGCGCGGGTGCGTGGTGACCGTGCCTTACAAGCAGATGTTGGCCAGCCGCCTGGACAGCGTCAGTGACCGCTCGGCGGCGCTGCGCTCGGTCAATGTGATTCGCCGCGAACCCGACGGCCGACTGGTGGGCGATATCGTGGACGGCGAAGGTTTTCTCAACGCTGCTCGCAAGCAGGGTTTCAATCCAAAAAACAAACAGGCCCTGGTAATTGGCACTGGCGGCGTGGGAAGCGCAATTGCGTATTCGCTGTGCCAAGCCGGGGTGAGCCACTTGGTGATCAGCGACATCAGTCACGAGCGTGTCGAGGTGCTGGGTGAACTCTTGCGCAGCACGTTCCCCGAGAGTGTGATCAGTACCAGGCCGGCTTCGCTTGAGCACTTCGACCTTGTCGTCAATGCCTCACCCGTCGGCATGGGGGCAACCCGCGATGACGGGCCCCTGCCTTTGCCAGCAGCGCTGATGGAAACCCTGAGCGCCAACACCCTGGTGGCCGATGTCGTGACATCACCCGCGGTGACACCGTTTCTCGCCTTTGCCCGAAGCCTCGGCTGCCCAATTCAGACTGGCCCCCAAATGGCCCTGGCCCAGTTGGGCAACCTCGGTCACTTCATCGGCGTGACTCCGTTGGATATCTGA
- a CDS encoding IclR family transcriptional regulator domain-containing protein: MKQPTIHPRDLIVGLQKGLALLQLFSQEHPRLSVPEVARMAGMTQSAARRFLLTLVHDDFAQTDGRHYWLTAKTLRIGQAYVDSAVLPRMLRPIVEQVARTTQEHVSVGVRDGDDIVHVVRSRYSHITSMSIRPGSRVPMYCTGSGRLWLASFSQEALGAYFKRNLPQAITPYTLTDEAMIRREITLAGERGYVMVDQEYEVGMRVLSVPLIDREGQLQATLTLTTHASRMTVEEMRERYLSALYEGQALLRPIMTL; the protein is encoded by the coding sequence ATGAAGCAACCCACCATCCACCCACGGGATTTGATCGTCGGCCTGCAAAAAGGCCTTGCGCTGTTGCAGTTGTTTTCTCAAGAGCACCCGCGTCTGAGCGTGCCTGAAGTAGCGCGCATGGCTGGTATGACCCAGAGCGCTGCCCGGCGTTTTCTTCTGACCTTGGTGCATGACGACTTTGCGCAGACTGACGGCCGCCATTACTGGTTAACCGCCAAGACCTTGCGTATCGGACAGGCTTATGTCGATTCTGCCGTGCTGCCGCGTATGTTGCGGCCCATTGTCGAGCAGGTGGCACGTACCACCCAGGAGCATGTGTCGGTAGGTGTTCGCGACGGTGATGACATTGTGCATGTGGTGCGCAGTCGTTATAGCCACATAACCTCAATGTCGATCCGCCCCGGGTCACGGGTGCCGATGTACTGCACCGGCAGCGGACGACTGTGGCTCGCGAGTTTTTCGCAGGAAGCGCTTGGCGCTTACTTCAAACGCAACCTGCCTCAGGCCATTACGCCTTACACACTCACCGACGAAGCAATGATCCGCCGCGAAATCACCTTGGCGGGCGAGCGGGGTTACGTAATGGTGGATCAGGAATACGAAGTGGGCATGCGGGTGCTGAGCGTGCCGCTGATTGATAGGGAAGGGCAATTGCAGGCAACGTTGACGTTAACGACTCACGCGTCGCGCATGACTGTTGAGGAGATGCGTGAACGGTATTTGTCGGCGCTTTACGAAGGACAGGCGCTTTTACGGCCAATCATGACGCTTTGA
- a CDS encoding GMC family oxidoreductase, with the protein MTTYSFDDDSVVIIIGSGAGGGTLANELCQKGIPVVLLEAGARQSPATFINDEWPSFAQLSWGDTRTTSGSWQIAKDFPNLPAWICKTVGGTTTHWAGASIRLQEHEFRARQMYGDVKDASVLDWPLTLAELEPYYERAENKMGVTRTNDIPGLPGNNNFQVMYNGATKLGYKECSTGHMAINSRGRDGRAQCMQLGFCFQGCKMGAKWSTLYTEIPAAEATGKLDLRTQAHAVRIEHDAKGRANAVVYADAKGQLQRQKGRIVAIAGNAIETPRLLLNSSSSMFPHGLGNGAGMVGKHYMRHTTGSVFAEFSDPVHFYRGTIMAGLISDESRFNPDRGFVGGYEMETISLGPSFMAAFFNPGAWGRDFTRVMDNYTHLAGMWLVGEDMPRETNRITLSDTKDHLGIPVANVHYDDHPNDLAMREHAFKQGSAVYEAVGALKTHRVPPYPSTHNLGTCRMSLKEADGVCNKHGQSHEVPNLFISDGSQFTTSAAENPTLTIVSLAIRQADYIAEALKTKAA; encoded by the coding sequence ATGACGACTTACAGTTTTGACGACGATTCAGTGGTCATCATCATCGGCTCCGGCGCTGGGGGCGGCACGCTGGCCAACGAGCTGTGCCAAAAGGGCATCCCGGTGGTGCTGCTTGAGGCCGGCGCACGGCAATCCCCGGCGACGTTCATCAACGATGAATGGCCTTCGTTTGCACAATTGTCCTGGGGCGACACCCGCACCACATCGGGCTCTTGGCAGATTGCCAAAGACTTCCCCAACCTGCCCGCCTGGATCTGCAAAACCGTGGGCGGCACCACCACCCATTGGGCGGGCGCCAGTATTCGCCTGCAAGAGCACGAGTTTCGCGCACGCCAGATGTACGGCGACGTTAAAGACGCCAGCGTGCTGGACTGGCCCTTGACCCTGGCCGAGCTGGAACCCTATTACGAGCGCGCCGAAAACAAGATGGGGGTTACACGCACGAACGATATTCCCGGACTGCCAGGCAATAACAACTTCCAGGTGATGTACAACGGCGCCACCAAACTCGGTTACAAGGAGTGCTCGACCGGGCACATGGCGATCAACAGCCGTGGCCGTGATGGACGCGCGCAATGCATGCAGCTCGGGTTCTGTTTTCAGGGCTGCAAGATGGGCGCGAAGTGGTCAACGCTCTACACCGAGATCCCCGCCGCTGAAGCCACCGGCAAGCTTGATCTGCGTACCCAGGCGCATGCCGTGCGCATTGAACACGACGCCAAAGGCCGCGCCAACGCCGTGGTGTATGCCGATGCCAAGGGCCAGTTGCAGCGGCAAAAAGGCCGCATCGTGGCCATTGCCGGCAACGCCATCGAGACACCGAGGTTGCTGCTGAACTCCTCCAGCTCGATGTTTCCACACGGCTTGGGCAACGGGGCGGGCATGGTCGGCAAGCACTACATGCGCCACACCACCGGTTCGGTTTTTGCTGAATTCAGCGACCCGGTGCACTTTTATCGCGGCACGATCATGGCGGGATTGATCAGTGACGAGTCGCGTTTCAACCCGGATCGCGGTTTTGTCGGCGGCTATGAAATGGAGACCATTTCCCTAGGACCTTCGTTTATGGCCGCGTTTTTCAATCCGGGTGCCTGGGGCCGGGATTTTACCCGCGTGATGGACAACTACACGCACCTGGCGGGTATGTGGCTGGTGGGCGAAGACATGCCCCGCGAGACCAACCGCATCACCTTGAGTGACACCAAGGACCACCTGGGCATCCCCGTGGCCAACGTGCACTACGACGATCACCCCAATGACCTGGCCATGCGCGAACACGCCTTCAAACAAGGCAGCGCGGTGTACGAAGCGGTGGGCGCGCTGAAAACCCACCGCGTTCCGCCCTACCCTTCAACCCACAACCTGGGTACCTGCCGCATGAGCCTTAAAGAAGCTGATGGGGTGTGCAACAAACATGGCCAGAGCCACGAAGTGCCCAATCTGTTTATCTCGGATGGGAGTCAGTTCACCACCAGCGCGGCAGAGAACCCTACGTTGACCATCGTCAGCCTGGCCATTCGACAAGCGGATTACATTGCCGAGGCGTTGAAAACCAAGGCGGCGTAA
- a CDS encoding tat (twin-arginine translocation) pathway signal sequence, with protein sequence MQDLKVNRRRFLQGSGGFLLGTLMFGSGPIALLAPSRSWAMEMNTLPSDTASKLLLVVRRIYPHDRMEDAVYAFAVKALDERASADPSVLPQLEKGLSELDSLAGGKWSSLNENQQVALLEKIQDSAFFKQVRATSVNSLYSNELAYEHFGYEGASFPKGGYLMRGFNDLKWLPAAPAEASPRAFS encoded by the coding sequence ATGCAAGACCTAAAGGTCAATCGTCGTCGTTTCCTGCAAGGAAGTGGCGGTTTTTTGTTAGGCACCCTCATGTTCGGCTCCGGCCCCATTGCGTTACTGGCTCCCAGCCGGTCATGGGCCATGGAAATGAACACACTGCCCAGCGATACAGCATCCAAGTTGCTGCTCGTGGTGCGCCGCATTTATCCCCATGACCGTATGGAAGACGCTGTCTACGCCTTTGCCGTGAAGGCGCTTGATGAGCGCGCGTCTGCCGATCCTTCCGTGTTGCCACAGCTTGAGAAAGGCTTGTCTGAACTGGACAGCCTGGCAGGCGGCAAGTGGTCGAGCCTCAATGAAAACCAGCAAGTCGCCCTGCTCGAAAAAATCCAGGATTCAGCGTTTTTCAAACAGGTGCGCGCAACCTCGGTCAACTCGCTCTACAGCAATGAACTGGCTTATGAGCATTTTGGCTACGAAGGGGCTTCCTTTCCCAAGGGTGGCTACCTGATGCGTGGCTTCAATGACCTGAAGTGGCTACCCGCCGCGCCAGCCGAAGCCAGTCCCCGTGCGTTTTCTTGA
- a CDS encoding VOC family protein, whose product MAKFIHSMIRVGDLEKSMGFYQQAFGLIESHRLDFDDFSLVYLRDVESGAEIELTWNKGQTEYTHGTGYGHTAFVVDDLDQQFNRLTELKLSPAPIKEFKRDGALLARFFFIQDPDGYKIEVLQRGGHYQ is encoded by the coding sequence ATGGCAAAGTTTATTCACAGCATGATCCGCGTAGGCGATCTCGAAAAATCCATGGGTTTCTATCAGCAGGCGTTTGGGCTCATCGAGTCTCATCGCCTGGACTTCGATGATTTCTCCCTGGTGTATTTACGAGATGTCGAAAGTGGCGCAGAAATCGAGCTGACCTGGAACAAAGGCCAAACCGAATACACCCATGGCACGGGCTACGGGCACACCGCCTTCGTGGTGGATGATCTCGACCAGCAGTTCAATCGGCTGACCGAGCTGAAGTTATCGCCCGCCCCAATCAAGGAGTTCAAACGGGACGGTGCGTTGCTTGCGCGCTTCTTTTTCATCCAGGACCCCGATGGCTACAAGATCGAGGTATTGCAGCGTGGAGGTCATTACCAATAA
- a CDS encoding DHA2 family efflux MFS transporter permease subunit, protein MSPRRSTLIALLVAVTFFMENLDATVISTALPDLARTFGVTAVDVNIGMSAYMLAVAVFIPLSGWLADRFGSRRVFSVAIVLFSLSSLMCGLSESLETFVMARVLQGISGAMMVPVGRLAVLRATEKKDLVRMISFITWPGLVAPIVGPPVGGFIVTHASWPWIFYLNLPLGLLALIGALVLIPKAHDVSARAFDFSGFLLVGIASSALLYGVEMLGQNRGSLLPGLLLSGAGLLLGLFAWRHMRQHAQPLLALGVMSVRTFSVSLLGGSVFRVAISTLPFLLPLMFQLAFGLSAFDAGLLVLAVFAGNLAMKPFTTWVMQRWGFRPVLMVNGILGVLAIAACALLDEHMSWALILFILFVGGLSRSMQFTVYNTLGFADVPKTQISDASTLFSMFFQLSMAMGVAIGALLLRFAMSLHGNAGQAQTTDFQLTFLCVAVIATLALLDNLRLPPKAGESVLQR, encoded by the coding sequence ATGTCCCCACGCCGTTCAACCCTGATCGCCCTGTTGGTGGCCGTCACGTTCTTTATGGAGAACCTCGACGCCACGGTGATCAGTACCGCGTTGCCGGATCTGGCCAGGACATTTGGCGTGACCGCCGTGGACGTGAACATCGGCATGAGCGCCTACATGCTGGCGGTGGCGGTGTTTATTCCCCTCAGTGGCTGGTTGGCCGATCGCTTCGGCTCGCGGCGGGTTTTTAGCGTGGCCATCGTGCTGTTCAGTCTGTCGTCGTTGATGTGCGGCCTGAGTGAAAGCCTCGAAACGTTCGTCATGGCGCGGGTGCTGCAAGGCATCAGCGGGGCGATGATGGTGCCGGTCGGGCGTTTGGCAGTGCTGCGCGCCACCGAGAAGAAAGACCTGGTGCGGATGATTTCATTCATCACCTGGCCCGGCCTGGTGGCCCCGATAGTCGGGCCGCCGGTGGGCGGTTTTATCGTCACTCACGCTTCATGGCCGTGGATTTTCTACCTCAACCTGCCCTTGGGCCTGCTCGCGTTGATCGGCGCCTTGGTGTTGATTCCCAAGGCGCACGACGTCAGTGCCCGGGCCTTCGATTTCAGTGGTTTTCTGCTGGTGGGCATCGCCAGTTCGGCGTTGTTGTATGGCGTGGAAATGCTTGGGCAAAACCGCGGCAGTCTCCTGCCGGGCCTGCTGTTGAGCGGTGCAGGTCTGCTGCTCGGCCTGTTTGCCTGGCGCCACATGCGCCAGCACGCGCAACCGCTGCTGGCGCTGGGCGTCATGAGCGTGCGCACCTTCAGTGTGAGCCTGCTCGGTGGGTCGGTTTTTCGGGTTGCGATCAGCACCTTGCCTTTCTTGCTGCCGCTGATGTTTCAACTGGCGTTCGGCCTGTCGGCATTCGATGCTGGGCTGTTGGTGCTGGCGGTATTTGCCGGCAACCTGGCCATGAAGCCATTCACCACTTGGGTGATGCAGCGCTGGGGCTTTCGCCCGGTATTGATGGTCAATGGCATCCTCGGGGTGCTGGCGATTGCCGCCTGCGCCTTGCTGGATGAACACATGAGCTGGGCGTTGATCCTGTTCATCCTGTTCGTGGGCGGCTTGTCCCGCTCCATGCAGTTCACCGTCTACAACACCTTGGGTTTTGCCGACGTGCCCAAAACCCAGATAAGCGATGCTTCCACCTTGTTCAGCATGTTCTTCCAATTGAGCATGGCGATGGGCGTGGCCATTGGCGCCTTGCTGTTGCGCTTTGCCATGAGCCTGCATGGCAATGCGGGGCAGGCGCAAACGACCGACTTCCAACTGACCTTCCTGTGTGTGGCAGTGATCGCAACCCTCGCGCTGCTGGATAACCTGCGGCTGCCACCCAAGGCCGGGGAATCGGTGTTGCAAAGGTAA
- a CDS encoding 3-hydroxyacyl-CoA dehydrogenase: MNTPSPLVAIIGAGSIGVAFAIVFARAGWRVRLQDPDTRRLQLAHEEINSRCVELQHYGLLQETPETLNARVELCSDLASAVAGARLIQECAPERLELKIELFRQFDCLAPHDAILASSSSALTASSFADTLPGRSRCLVAHPGNPPYLLPVIEIVPAPFTDPQHVERAMALYTEAGLSPVRLNKEIEGFVFNRLQGALLREAYCLVRDGVSSVADIDKVVSQGLGLRWTFMGPFETVDLNTRGGIGSHALKMGPAYARMGAERGQHDPWTHDLVAKVEAQRRALVPLQDWEQRVAWRDRALMERARDELKRQLK; the protein is encoded by the coding sequence ATGAACACACCTTCCCCCCTGGTCGCCATTATTGGCGCAGGCAGCATCGGCGTGGCCTTCGCCATCGTCTTCGCCCGAGCGGGCTGGCGCGTGCGCCTGCAAGACCCGGATACCCGGCGCCTGCAATTGGCCCACGAAGAAATCAACAGTCGCTGCGTCGAGTTGCAGCATTACGGCCTGCTGCAAGAAACCCCTGAAACCCTGAACGCCCGCGTCGAACTGTGCAGCGACCTGGCCAGTGCCGTGGCAGGCGCCCGCTTGATCCAGGAGTGCGCACCCGAGCGCCTTGAACTGAAAATCGAGCTGTTCCGCCAATTCGACTGCCTCGCCCCGCACGACGCCATCCTTGCCAGTTCTTCGTCGGCACTGACCGCCTCCAGCTTCGCCGACACCCTGCCCGGCCGCAGTCGCTGCCTGGTGGCACACCCTGGCAACCCGCCGTACTTGTTACCGGTGATTGAAATTGTCCCGGCGCCTTTTACCGACCCGCAACACGTCGAGCGCGCCATGGCGCTGTACACAGAGGCAGGCTTATCGCCCGTGCGCCTGAACAAAGAAATCGAAGGGTTTGTGTTCAATCGCTTGCAAGGGGCCCTGCTGCGAGAAGCCTATTGCCTGGTACGCGACGGCGTCAGCTCGGTCGCCGACATCGACAAAGTCGTGAGCCAGGGCCTGGGCCTGCGCTGGACCTTTATGGGCCCCTTCGAGACCGTCGACCTCAACACCCGTGGCGGGATTGGCTCGCACGCCCTGAAAATGGGCCCGGCCTATGCCCGCATGGGCGCCGAACGCGGCCAGCACGACCCCTGGACCCACGATCTGGTCGCCAAGGTCGAAGCCCAACGCCGCGCATTGGTCCCACTGCAAGACTGGGAGCAACGCGTGGCGTGGCGAGACCGGGCATTAATGGAGCGCGCCCGTGATGAGTTGAAGCGCCAACTCAAGTAG
- a CDS encoding ATP-NAD kinase family protein, which translates to MAFKIGVVINPFAGLGGPVGLKGSDGAETVALALALGARPQAHERCVRALKRLVGGDVQVFTVAGEMGERACESAGLPAQIVVTPALEHSSHDTVQACRALLAQSVDLLLFGGGDGTARDVATALSATRTPLLGIPCGVKMYSGVFARSPEHAGELARHCLNGQVASREAELLDIDEHASRADRVSTRLYGYAPVPADPRHMQSAKSGSSHPDRAIEAEAALFAARMLPGHVYFLGPGRTLQALAGHLTGDGTLLGVDAYLDHTLICRDANERDLLTLAARYPAHVVVSLTGGQGCLFGRGNQQISARVLAAIPAAHLHVLASAAKIAALPQGQMFVDSGDPAVDARLSGFIRVHTAPGRSAMVRVVH; encoded by the coding sequence ATGGCATTCAAAATTGGCGTGGTCATTAACCCCTTCGCCGGGCTGGGCGGTCCCGTAGGCCTCAAAGGCAGCGATGGTGCCGAGACCGTTGCCCTCGCCCTTGCGCTGGGTGCCAGACCGCAGGCCCATGAGCGCTGTGTTCGGGCCTTGAAGCGCTTGGTCGGCGGTGATGTGCAAGTCTTTACCGTGGCGGGCGAGATGGGCGAACGGGCTTGCGAATCAGCAGGCTTGCCCGCGCAAATCGTCGTTACGCCAGCGCTTGAGCACTCGTCCCACGACACAGTTCAAGCGTGCCGCGCATTGCTCGCGCAGTCCGTCGACCTGCTGCTGTTCGGCGGCGGCGATGGCACGGCCCGCGACGTGGCGACCGCCTTATCCGCAACGCGCACGCCCCTGCTGGGTATTCCTTGCGGGGTGAAAATGTATTCCGGCGTGTTTGCCCGCTCTCCCGAACATGCCGGTGAACTCGCCCGACATTGCCTCAACGGCCAAGTCGCCAGCCGCGAAGCTGAACTGCTCGACATCGACGAACACGCCTCGCGTGCCGACCGCGTCAGCACCCGCCTATACGGCTACGCCCCGGTGCCCGCCGACCCGCGGCACATGCAAAGTGCCAAGTCTGGCAGCAGCCATCCGGACCGGGCCATTGAAGCCGAAGCCGCGCTATTCGCCGCCCGCATGCTCCCCGGACACGTTTACTTCCTCGGCCCCGGCAGAACCCTTCAAGCACTGGCTGGCCACCTCACGGGGGACGGCACACTGCTGGGCGTTGACGCCTACCTCGACCACACCTTGATTTGCCGCGATGCCAACGAGCGCGACCTCTTGACGCTCGCGGCCCGCTACCCGGCCCATGTGGTGGTCAGCCTCACGGGTGGCCAAGGCTGCCTGTTCGGGCGCGGCAACCAGCAAATCAGCGCTCGCGTGCTGGCAGCCATCCCCGCAGCCCATCTGCACGTACTGGCCAGCGCGGCAAAAATTGCCGCATTGCCCCAAGGCCAGATGTTTGTCGACAGCGGCGATCCGGCTGTTGACGCCCGCCTCAGTGGTTTTATCCGCGTACACACCGCCCCCGGACGCAGCGCCATGGTGCGCGTCGTGCACTGA
- the gcvPA gene encoding aminomethyl-transferring glycine dehydrogenase subunit GcvPA: MSQPSSAHPFMANAVPDIKQEMLDVLGVDCIEALFEQIPEAHRLKEIPELMGAMRSEATLSRHLRETLARNHNCSEMLSFLGGGCWQHHVPAICNEIAGRSEFLTSVWGTPSSDQGRCQAWFEFSSQLGELVGCEYVGLPVYSWGCAAGHALRMASRLNGRSTLLLPMIIDPERLAVIRNYCEPRMANELTVEFVAADPLTGAMDLDDLKRKLGSHVAAVYLETPNYFGLIDGAAATIAELTHAHGAEFVVGVDPISLGVLAPPPDYGADIVVGTTQTLGIPMYGGGGLGGFIATRDEERYAREYPTLLVSITTTSRPGEVGFGLSLAEQSSYGLRENGKDWTGNSVYLWAIANAVYMSLMGPQGFVDVGELIVAQAQQAARRLGELPGVSIRYGGGFFKEFVVDFTASGQSVAMINQALLARGIFGGHDLGQEFPGMGQIALYCVTELHQDADIDRLVDALREVLNHE, from the coding sequence ATGAGTCAACCCAGTTCTGCCCATCCGTTTATGGCGAATGCTGTGCCTGATATCAAGCAGGAGATGCTCGATGTGCTTGGTGTCGATTGCATTGAAGCGCTTTTCGAACAGATTCCTGAGGCGCATCGCTTAAAAGAAATTCCCGAACTTATGGGCGCTATGCGTTCAGAGGCGACCTTGAGTCGTCATCTGCGTGAAACGCTCGCTCGAAACCACAATTGCAGCGAGATGCTGAGTTTTCTAGGGGGCGGTTGCTGGCAGCATCACGTGCCAGCGATCTGCAATGAAATTGCCGGGCGCAGTGAGTTTCTGACCTCGGTGTGGGGCACACCTTCTTCAGATCAGGGGCGCTGTCAGGCATGGTTCGAGTTCAGCAGTCAGTTGGGTGAACTGGTTGGTTGCGAGTATGTCGGCTTGCCGGTCTATAGCTGGGGCTGCGCGGCCGGGCATGCCTTGCGCATGGCCTCGCGGCTCAACGGGCGCAGCACCTTGCTGCTGCCGATGATTATCGATCCGGAGCGACTGGCGGTGATTCGCAATTACTGTGAGCCCCGGATGGCCAATGAGCTGACTGTGGAGTTTGTCGCCGCCGATCCATTGACCGGGGCCATGGACCTGGACGACCTCAAGCGCAAGCTGGGCAGCCATGTGGCAGCGGTGTATCTGGAAACGCCGAATTACTTTGGCCTGATCGACGGTGCGGCGGCGACCATCGCCGAGCTGACTCATGCTCATGGCGCGGAGTTTGTGGTCGGTGTCGACCCGATCTCGCTGGGGGTGCTGGCACCGCCGCCGGACTACGGTGCCGACATTGTGGTCGGCACCACGCAGACGCTGGGCATTCCGATGTATGGCGGCGGTGGGCTGGGCGGTTTTATCGCCACCCGCGACGAAGAGCGTTATGCCCGCGAATACCCGACGCTGCTGGTCAGTATCACCACGACTTCGCGCCCCGGTGAAGTCGGTTTTGGCTTGTCACTGGCCGAGCAATCGTCTTACGGGCTGCGTGAGAACGGCAAGGACTGGACCGGCAACTCGGTGTACCTGTGGGCCATCGCCAATGCGGTGTACATGTCGCTGATGGGGCCGCAGGGGTTTGTCGATGTCGGTGAGTTGATCGTGGCCCAGGCGCAGCAGGCGGCCCGTCGCTTGGGTGAATTACCGGGGGTTTCGATCCGTTATGGCGGCGGCTTCTTCAAAGAGTTTGTGGTCGATTTCACTGCCAGCGGCCAGTCGGTGGCGATGATCAATCAAGCCTTGCTGGCGCGGGGGATTTTCGGCGGGCACGACCTTGGCCAGGAGTTTCCCGGCATGGGCCAAATTGCTTTGTACTGTGTGACCGAATTGCATCAGGACGCTGATATCGACCGCTTGGTCGATGCCCTTCGCGAGGTACTGAACCATGAATGA